From Leishmania mexicana MHOM/GT/2001/U1103 complete genome, chromosome 21, a single genomic window includes:
- a CDS encoding surface antigen-like protein, with protein sequence MAPPPLRYRRATRACALVAAVALVLVLPFGRARAVGTRSLSRYTEAQQLNTRKFLDGFVQSMPHLRNFWTGDDFCAWKGVTCLHDEVSISATNWVQSAVSSGRLPEVSSADVDVSQVLVTSICLRANGMNLSGTLPASWGLLRNLRQVRLESNSLTGSLPPEWSSLDRLVVLYLSNNNLAGTLPASWGESMKSLVILSLDRNALVGTLPPEWGRMRSMQALVLERNRLSGTLPAEWRFMRAASTLMIGRNDLSGTLPREWVGMSTMEWMDLHSNRLTGSLPAEWARLEFLEELRIQDNVLVGTLPAEWSAMKSMQVLDISKNTLSGTLPVLWSSMHSLDTLSIRGNQLSGSVPIKWRTLPSIMYLHLEDNALCGCLPLNWTSRNVAVTVDDAVMNVKCAIENACNGVSRDPISGTISSSYSSSAGPNDVIEASDVAFSSCVASASSASNDSSGYNAGGTSS encoded by the coding sequence atggcgccgccgccgcttcggtATCGTCGCGCCACGCGGGCATGTGCGCTTGTGGCTGCTGTAGCACTGGTGTTGGTGCTACCGTTCGGCAGGGCGCGCGCCGTGGGGACGAGATCGCTGTCAAGGTACACGGAAGCGCAGCAACTCAATACGCGCAAGTTTCTGGATGGGTTTGTGCAGTCGATGCCACATCTTCGAAACTTCTGGACCGGCGACGACTTCTGCGCCTGGAAAGGAGTGACGTGTCTCCACGACGAGGTGTCCATCAGTGCCACCAACTGGGTCCAGTCGGCTGTCTCCTCCGGCCGTCTGCCGGAGGTGTCGAGCGCCGACGTTGACGTGTCGCAGGTGCTTGTCACCTCCATCTGTCTGCGCGCAAACGGGATGAACTTGTCGGGGACGCTGCCGGCCAGCTGGGGCTTGCTGCGAAATCTACGCCAGGTGCGATTGGAGAGCAACAGCCTCACAGGCAGCCTCCCGCCTGAGTGGAGCAGCCTGGACAGATTAGTGGTCCTTTACCTAAGCAACAACAATCTCGCCGGCACCCTCCCGGCGTCGTGGGGGGAGAGCATGAAGAGCCTCGTCATCTTGAGCCTCGATCGCAACGCGCTGgtcggcacgctgccgccggagTGGGGGCGCATGAGGTCGATGCAGGCCTTGGTCTTGGAAAGAAACCGGCTTAGTGGCACACTGCCTGCGGAGTGGCGATTTATGCGAGCTGCCTCGACGCTGATGATAGGCAGGAACGACCTCAGCGGCACTCTCCCACGCGAATGGGTGGGGATGTCAACGATGGAGTGGATGGACCTGCACTCGAACCGCCTCACCGGCTCGTTGCCTGCGGAATGGGCGCGCCTGGAATTCCTGGAGGAACTGCGTATACAGGACAACGTACTCGTCGGCACCCTGCCTGCGGAGTGGAGTGCCATGAAGTCCATGCAGGTGCTGGATATCTCCAAGAACACACTGAGCGGTACTCTACCGGTGTTGTGGAGCTCGATGCACTCTCTCGACACGCTGAGCATCCGCGGCAACCAGCTAAGTGGCTCTGTTCCCATTAAATGGAGAACACTGCCGAGCATTATGTATCTCCACCTGGAGGACAACGCTCTCTGCGGCTGCCTTCCGCTCAACTGGACAAGCCGCAATGTAGCCGTCACAGTGGACGACGCGGTCATGAATGTCAAGTGTGCCATAGAGAACGCGTGTAACGGCGTAAGCCGTGACCCTATCAGCGGCACGATCTCCAGCAGTTACAGTTCTTCGGCGGGCCCAAACGACGTCATCGAGGCTAGCGATGTTGCCTTCAGCTCGTGCGTTGCGTCGGCGTCCTCCGCCTCAAATGACTCCTCAGGCTACAATGCCGGTGGCACCTCTTCTTGA
- a CDS encoding putative DNA repair and recombination protein,mitochondrial precursor, translated as MAGVAIRVPKPKMTMSAVQGKISVFAEDGERIGQWGGTECFLSRQSGLGPCLVVRSSRHKKHEGTFFQLARLQRVVSTGVAQGRLTVMVPHEKRQCSVFIDTTEDLDELRMMAGVLQDKARWKDMERNVANRSHKGPQRGGKGGVGGRGSGDLRDPGLAQLSGSGVDNDDDYDSSGEETSKNHHDSNTAAPRAAQGDLFAAHSMAESTTPMTSSQPSVPQRSTVLPGGSSSNTGNSSGPITSLTAAQQQRLKWTSEQQRAVQLVRAGHNVFVSGAAGTGKTEWLLHVLQHVLPRTRQHRGAKSDANRGAEDEEQEKAVETGRVAVTAATGIAARLIGGKTVHAFSGIGRGEGDPDVILQRVQSKPDVVRAWQRCEVLVIDEISMLSSHTFALLDRVARVLRAPLAPPASSSQRRQRTSNAALPFGGIQLLVVGDFLQLPPVSRGAGEEVQPAFMAAVWRACAFQQLVFTKDYRHAEDPRFAECCAAVRRGECTPLVREVLEACLGRKLEERFGVEATTLLARRKDVDRYNAQRLQQLESMQFQRYASEDYAAVPGADIDAEVSLPSVLTLKVGAQVVLLASLPNEPSLANGDLGLVGGFVEQAHGPALPLVRFSTGVEAVVPSITMEVHGRDGRLSLSRRQVPLQLAWALTVHRVQGMTLPMVRLALDKSFFEAGQAYVALSRVRKAEDLSLTVLDLDVVAACASAEARDFYGLGTVTSVPSSQPVTTRAGSSPPLESALPPERDTACAKGSLRTDGVFGDSRVTATLKRAKTEEG; from the coding sequence ATGGCGGGTGTTGCGATACGCGTGCCAAAGCCGAAGATGACGATGAGCGCCGTCCAGGGCAAGATCTCCGTCTTTGCCGAAGATGGTGAGCGGATTGGTCAGTGGGGCGGCACCGAATGTTTCCTCTCTCGCCAAAGCGGGCTCGGGCCGTGCCTCGTCGTTCGCTCCAGCCGACACAAGAAGCACGAGGGCACCTTCTTCCAGCTGGCGCGGTTGCAGCGGGTCGTGTCGACGGGCGTAGCACAAGGACGATTGACAGTGATGGTGCCGCATGAAAAGCGGCAGTGTAGCGTGTTCATCGACACGACCGAGGACTTGGATGAGCTGCGCATGATGGCCGGCGTGCTTCAGGACAAAGCGCGGTGGAAGGACATGGAGCGCAACGTGGCGAACAGAAGTCACAAGGGCCCGCAGCGTGGCGGAAAAGGGGGCGTTGGCGGTCGAGGCAGTGGCGACTTGCGGGACCCCGGCCTTGCACAGCTGtcgggcagcggcgtggaTAACGATGATGACTACGACTCTTCCGGCGAGGAGACTAGCAAGAATCATCACGACAGCAACACAGCCGCCCCCAGAGCAGCGCAGGGGGACTTATTCGCTGCGCACTCGATGGCGGAATCGACGACGCCCATGACCTCATCGCAGCCTTCCGTTCCTCAGAGGAGCACGGTGCTAcctggcggcagcagcagcaataCCGGAAATAGCAGCGGCCCTATCACGTCACTGACGgcggcccagcagcagcggttgAAGTGGACGAGTGAGCAACAGCGCGCGGTGCAGCTTGTGCGCGCTGGCCACAATGTCTTTGtgagcggtgctgctggaacGGGCAAGACGGAATGGTTGCTTCACGTCTTGCAGCACGTCCTACCTCGCACGCGGCAGCACCGTGGTGCGAAGAGCGATGCAAATCGGGGGGCTGAAGACGAGGAACAGGAAAAAGCGGTGGAAACTGGGCGAGTCGCAGTGACTGCCGCCACTGGCATCGCCGCTCGACTCATCGGCGGCAAAACGGTGCACGCCTTCTCTGGCATCGGTCGCGGCGAGGGCGACCCAGACGTGAtcctgcagcgcgtgcagaGCAAGCCGGACGTCGTGCgggcgtggcagcggtgcgagGTGCTCGTCATTGACGAAATCAGCATGCTCTCCTCGCACACATTCGCCCTGCTCGACCGCGTCGCACGCGTGCTGCGAGCCCCGTTGGcgccccccgcctcctcctcgcagcggcgacagagaACGAGCAACGCGGCACTGCCGTTTGGTGGGATTCAGCTGCTGGTGGTTGGCGACTTTCTGCAACTGCCGCCGGTGTCgcgtggcgctggcgaggaggtgcagcccGCCTTCATGGCTGCTGTATGGCGTGCCTGTGCTTTTCAGCAACTTGTCTTCACGAAGGATTACCGTCACGCCGAGGACCCGCGCTTTGCCGAgtgctgtgcggcggtgcggcgaggCGAATGCACGCCGCTGGTGCGGGAGGTACTCGAGGCATGTTTGGGGCGCAAACTGGAGGAACGCTTCGGCGTCGAGGCTACCACTCTGCTCGCGCGCCGCAAAGACGTGGACCGCTACAACGCACAGCGGCTGCAACAGCTGGAGTCGATGCAGTTCCAGCGCTATGCATCCGAGGACTACGCAGCCGTCCCTGGCGCCGACATCGATGCCGAGGTGTCGCTGCCCTCTGTGTTAACCTTGAAGGTGGGTGCGCAGGTGGTGCTCCTCGCATCCCTGCCGAACGAGCCGAGCCTGGCCAACGGCGACCTTGGTCTCGTTGGGGGCTTCGTCGAACAGGCGCATGGCCCCGCGTTGCCGCTCGTTCGCTTCTCCACCGGTGTAGAGGCTGTCGTGCCCTCCATCACAATGGAGGTGCACGGGCGAGACGGCCGCCTCAGCCTATCCAGGCGTCAAGTGCCTCTGCAGCTGGCCTGGGCGCTGACAGTGCACCGAGTGCAGGGCATGACGCTGCCCATGGTCCGCCTGGCGCTGGACAAGTCATTCTTCGAGGCAGGGCAAGCGTACGTGGCGCTGTCGCGAGTGCGCAAAGCGGAGGACTTGAGCTTGACAGTGCTGGACCtggacgtcgtcgccgcgtgcgcgtcggcAGAGGCGCGAGACTTCTACGGGCTGGGCACGGTCACGTCGGTGCCGTCCTCGCAACCTGTCACAACAAGGGCTGGCAGCTCACCTCCTCTCGAGTCTGCGCTGCCCCCGGAAAGAGATACCGCGTGTGCGAAGGGGTCACTGCGCACCGACGGCGTCTTTGGCGACAGCCGTGTTACTGCCACCTTGAAGCGGGCCAAAACGGAGGAGGGGTAG
- a CDS encoding putative thymidine kinase gives MFRGRIELIIGPMFAGKTTELMRRVKREIYARRSCFVIKYSKDTRYDEHNVASHDQLMLRAQAAVSRLTEVQDTWKRFDVLAIDEGQFFSDLVDFCNTAADAGKVVMVSALDGDYRRKPFGQICELVPYCEAVDKLTAVCMMCHEQPACFTRRTVNVEQQELIGGADMYIATCRECYSKQQLPSIEEMRMQQMAIKEVEKRYLGMSSKKATTGPQTPEKPAGGWGTKTGVATLTTMATEGAASSGASAGMKSGRDPCELPDFTTEAPKYQRVEPTCKASAASSE, from the coding sequence ATGTTCCGCGGTCGTATAGAGCTCATTATCGGCCCGATGTTCGCCGGCAAAACAACGGAGCTGATGCGCCGTGTCAAGCGCGAGATCTACGCCcgtcgcagctgcttcgTCATCAAGTACTCTAAGGACACCCGCTACGATGAGCACAACGTTGCTTCACACGACCAGCTGATGCTGCGGGCGCAGGCGGCCGTCTCGCGGCTGACGGAGGTGCAGGACACGTGGAAGCGGTTCGACGTGCTGGCGATTGACGAGGGTCAGTTCTTCTCTGACCTGGTAGATTTTtgcaacaccgccgccgacgcgggCAAGGTAGTCATGGTGTCGGCCCTCGACGGCGATTACCGGCGCAAGCCGTTTGGGCAGATCTGCGAGCTCGTCCCGTACTGCGAGGCGGTGGATAAGTTGACGGCGGTGTGCATGATGTGCCACGAGCAGCCGGCCTGCTTTACTCGCCGCACCGTGAacgtggagcagcaggagctcaTTGGTGGCGCAGACATGTACATTGCGACCTGCCGCGAGTGCTActcgaagcagcagctgccctCCATCGAGGAGATGCGGATGCAGCAGATGGCCATCAAGGAAGTGGAGAAGCGCTACCTCGGCATGTCAAGCAAGAAGGCAACCACCGGTCCCCAGACACCCGAGAAGCCGGCTGGCGGCTGGGGCACTAAGACCGGAGTCGCGACGCTGACCACGATGGCAACGGAGGGAGCCGCCTCCTCTGGGGCGTCGGCCGGTATGAAGTCGGGTCGAGACCCGTGCGAGCTGCCGGACTTCACCACCGAGGCACCAAAGTACCAGCGTGTGGAGCCCACGTGCAAGGCTTCGGCTGCATCCTCCGAGTGA